From a single Capsicum annuum cultivar UCD-10X-F1 chromosome 12, UCD10Xv1.1, whole genome shotgun sequence genomic region:
- the LOC107849001 gene encoding uncharacterized protein LOC107849001, whose protein sequence is MASKKKESTHQGGKTKLDSPSDPQPPKSKKAKTNTSDGPSKRKANIESSTIVTESSTRQRGKAKVDTNSDPKKAKTITTSDAGSNRRGKEILKSPLAVTEKPNFKKPKTPPKKMANVVQSSSSTVVTCSGKRKAKVDSNVPSNSDSNKAKELVKSPLAVSQKPKKSKTPPKKMANVESSSSGVVTHSAKKGKAKLESKKMENVQNKGKAKEEDSISSKQPKLTISEEKANVQISSVVTRRGKAKMGSDPEPPKSKKAKGTTATASSTLRGKAKIQEG, encoded by the coding sequence ATGGCTTCCAAGAAAAAGGAGTCGACTCACCAGGGCGGCAAAACCAAACTGGACTCTCCTTCTGATCCTCAACCACCCAAGTCCAAGAAGGCCAAAACAAACACTTCTGATGGTCCTTCCAAGAGAAAGGCAAATATAGAGTCTTCCACCATTGTTACTGAAAGCTCTACTCGCCAAAGAGGCAAAGCCAAAGTGGATACTAATTCTGATCCCAAGAAGGCCAAAACAATTACTACTTCTGATGCTGGCTCCAATCGCCGTGGCAAAGAAATACTCAAGTCGCCTCTTGCTGTGACTGAAAAACCCAACTTCAAGAAACCCAAAACACCACCAAAGAAAATGGCAAATGTTGTGCAGTCGTCTTCCTCTACCGTCGTGACCTGCAGTGGGAAACGCAAAGCCAAAGTGGATTCTAACGTGCCTTCTAATTCTGATTCGAACAAGGCCAAAGAATTAGTGAAGTCGCCTCTTGCTGTTTCTCAAAAACCCAAGAAATCCAAAACACCGCCAAAGAAAATGGCAAATGTGGAGTCTTCTTCCTCTGGCGTCGTGACTCACAGTGCGAAAAAAGGCAAAGCCAAATTGGAGTCCAAGAAAATGGAAAATGTGCAGAACAAAGGAAAAGCTAAGGAGGAAGACAGTATTAGTTCCAAGCAACCCAAATTAACCATCTCTGAAGAGAAGGCAAATGTGCAGATTTCCAGTGTTGTCACCCGCAGGGGCAAAGCGAAAATGGGTTCTGACCCAGAACCGCCAAAATCCAAGAAAGCTAAAGGTACAACTGCTACTGCTAGCTCAACTCTCCGGGGCAAGGCGAAAATCCAAGAAGGCTAA